A genome region from Tenebrio molitor chromosome 4, icTenMoli1.1, whole genome shotgun sequence includes the following:
- the LOC138129495 gene encoding ecto-ADP-ribosyltransferase 5-like: MSFIRERRSGRFCDSQDSFQKLPSDGYSHTFIYKYVKELVSCNFSKIRELLQDELNRNFLYREKWNIAETNYAEKKNLFPSSLPEECYIALIAYTLDRLCDKNDKSRNEKTALYEDFNWKCRQLRSVDDWKTFPYKSLYALLARSIHDIHNNPRINQSVYYRGMSFTPYKPSFKAGDIIYPTQFLSCSIHKPVAESFLCGPEPTLIKFKGSPLAACGILEYSVFPKEAEILVFPWSTFKIEKMKRSSSRNKIILESVGIFDGDLPYSGQYSNKGININNFVTGEFRIFSLTEFSSVSFYS, translated from the coding sequence ATGAGTTTCATCAGAGAAAGACGAAGTGGCAGATTTTGCGATTCTCAAGACTCATTCCAGAAGCTTCCCTCCGACGGATACAGTCACACGTTTATCTACAAATATGTGAAAGAACTGGTTTCgtgcaatttttccaaaatccGCGAACTACTTCAAGACGAACTGAACAGAAATTTTCTTTATCGAGAGAAGTGGAACATCGCCGAAACGAACTACgcagagaaaaaaaatctgtttccTTCATCCCTACCTGAGGAATGTTACATTGCTCTTATTGCTTACACGCTCGACAGATTATGTGACAAGAACGACAAATCACGTAACGAGAAGACCGCACTTTACGAGGACTTCAATTGGAAGTGTAGACAACTGAGAAGCGTTGACGATTGGAAAACATTTCCCTACAAGAGTTTGTATGCGTTGCTAGCCCGATCCATCCATGATATTCACAACAACCCCAGAATCAACCAATCAGTTTACTACAGAGGAATGTCATTCACACCATACAAACCCAGCTTCAAAGCAGGTGATATCATCTATCCCACGCAATTCTTGTCCTGTTCAATTCATAAACCCGTGGCTGAGTCATTCTTGTGCGGTCCGGAACCCACACTTATAAAGTTCAAAGGGAGCCCCCTAGCAGCATGTGGGATTCTTGAATATTCGGTATTTCCGAAAGAAGCAGAGATTCTTGTTTTCCCATGGAGCACTTTCAAGATTGAGAAAATGAAAAGAAGTAGTTCAAGAAATAAGATCATCCTGGAATCTGTTGGTATTTTCGATGGCGACTTACCCTATTCCGGGCAATATTCTAATAAGGGAATAAACATTAACAATTTCGTAACCGGAGAGTTCAGGATTTTCAGTTTGACAGAATTCTCAAGTGTAAGTTTTTACAGTTAA
- the LOC138129496 gene encoding erythroblast NAD(P)(+)--arginine ADP-ribosyltransferase-like has product MAFVRRRRDERFVDSEDSFQKVPSNGFAHTFVYKYVKQLVSVNFSTIRQLLQDELNRNTNYRGMWNMAKTEYSKKKNRLTSSLPEECHIALIAYTLEGPLYKDFNHMCKTLKNDNDWNNFPYKSLYALLARSIHGIDNNPSVSGSIYYRGMSFRKQKLSFKEGDYIHPVHFLSCSVDEEVAVQFMGEEQATLIAFKGSPMAACGIAGHSAFPDENEILVFPWSTFKVAQIERRQYEDVIVLESAGSLVGDLPYSGPYAQKGKAIAN; this is encoded by the coding sequence ATGGCATTCGTCAGAAGAAGAAGAGATGAGAGATTCGTCGACTCTGAAGACTCTTTCCAGAAGGTTCCTTCAAACGGATTCGCCCACACCTTCGTCTACAAATATGTGAAACAACTGGTTTCAGTCAATTTTTCCACAATCCGTCAACTACTTCAAGACGAGTTGAATAGAAATACTAATTATCGAGGCATGTGGAACATGGCCAAAACGGAATActcgaagaaaaaaaatcggctTACTTCATCCCTCCCTGAGGAATGTCACATTGCTCTCATTGCTTACACGCTGGAAGGACCACTTTACAAGGACTTCAACCACATGTGCAAGACCCTGAAGAACGACAACGATTGGAATAATTTTCCTTACAAGAGTTTGTACGCGTTGCTAGCTCGATCGATCCATGGTATTGATAACAACCCCAGCGTCAGCGGATCAATTTACTACAGAGGAATGTCATTCAGGAAACAAAAGTTGAGCTTCAAAGAAGGTGATTACATCCATCCTGTGCACTTCTTGTCTTGTTCGGTTGATGAAGAGGTGGCTGTGCAATTCATGGGCGAAGAACAAGCCACGCTTATAGCGTTCAAAGGGAGTCCCATGGCAGCCTGTGGAATTGCTGGACATTCGGCATTTCCCGACGAAAACGAGATTCTCGTTTTCCCATGGAGCACGTTCAAGGTTGCGCAAATTGAGAGACGTCAATATGAAGATGTCATCGTACTGGAATCTGCCGGTTCTTTGGTCGGCGACTTGCCCTATTCGGGACCTTATGCGCAAAAAGGAAAAGCCATCGCCAATTAA
- the LOC138128032 gene encoding uncharacterized protein encodes MTRCKQYLSKIMVDWLKSCPRWSGELKDILLSEYNNVEPIPDVTLPQLIDESSKFPIEFPVQSVRCCQLQSKISTKTLEKNINSVYPVIHEYALYLCSIFLAHQAKFGLRRDFYKNMSLVDFIDRLLSKRAVMFVGSVDHYLLLNGKSGSGNWENVGTPNETLPLVLDNCLSYDEIKLSALLSVSSHTYFINDGDRNNCGTFEENRGKVEENGVIVGLIGPRLEKPRVMEYREIMKTKGQNTSLYGYGSCEVPSVQSEFLKFYDDVNATYDQLLDQMKSNNDRYLNLGRDRFFDKLMYQKRIALSIDTLLLEANERAKNENTKAYVHVVGLGLGVWKISLEQDKFFMDTFAERLEYLSGVLTHISDIRFAYIRHKMAGRYENGDRVQGITLHMENKNPQDKLTGYNEDKLLVVSYPWDGNALPGNEFWGGSLNGSGDPAAAASSQVAELHNWHINRKVSARNLRVATYKGVVTFQEYQQLHKND; translated from the exons ATGACGCGGTGTAAACAGTATCTGTCGAAG ATAATGGTCGATTGGTTAAAATCATGCCCCCGGTGGAGCGGGGAACTCAAAGACATTCTCCTTTCTGAATATAACAACGTCGAACCAATCCCCGACGTGACTTTGCCCCAACTCATTGACGAAAGCTCGAAATTTCCCATAGAGTTCCCAGTTCAGTCTGTGCGATGTTGCCAACTTCAAAGCAAAATCTCAACGAAAACCCTAGAGAAAAACATCAACTCTGTCTACCCAGTAATCCACGAATACGCCCTCTACCTTTGCTCGATTTTTCTTGCTCATCAAGCCAAGTTTGGCCTAAGACGCGACTTTTATAAAAACATGTCACTGGTAGATTTCATCGACAGATTGTTAAGCAAGAGGGCCGTGATGTTCGTGGGTTCAGTTGACCACTACTTGTTGCTCAACGGAAAGAGCGGGAGCGGGAACTGGGAGAATGTGGGAACACCCAACGAGACTCTTCCACTTGTCCTTGACAACTGTTTAAGCTACGACGaaattaaactgtcagctttGCTGTCTGTTTCGTCGCACACGTATTTCATCAACGATGGAGACAGAAATAACTGCGGGACGTTTGAAGAGAACCGAGGGAAGGTGGAAGAGAACGGAGTAATTGTGGGTCTGATAGGCCCCCGATTGGAGAAACCTAGAGTGATGGAGTATCGcgaaataatgaaaacaaaagGACAAAATACCAGTTTGTACGGTTACGGCAGTTGCGAAGTTCCAAGCGTACAAAGTGAATTCTTGAAGTTTTACGACGACGTGAACGCCACCTATGACCAGTTGTTGGACCAGATGAAATCGAACAACGACAGATACCTGAACTTGGGGCGGGATAGATTCTTCGACAAGTTAATGTACCAAAAGCGAATCGCGTTATCTATAGATACCCTCCTGCTCGAGGCCAACGAAAGAGCCAAAAATGAGAACACGAAGGCGTACGTTCACGTGGTCGGACTGGGGCTCGGTGTGTGGAAGATATCTCTAGAGCAAGACAAGTTCTTCATGGACACCTTCGCCGAACGTTTGGA ATATCTTTCAGGGGTGCTAACGCACATCAGCGATATCCGTTTCGCCTACATTCGGCATAAAATGGCCGGTCGCTACGAAAATGGCGACAGAGTGCAGGGCATCACTCTCCACATGGAGAACAAAAACCCCCAAGACAAGTTGACGGGGTACAACGAAGATAAACTGTTGGTGGTGTCGTATCCTTGGGATGGGAACGCATTGCCCGGAAACGAGTTTTGGGGTGGTAGTTTGAACGGTAGTGGCGACCCTGCTGCCGCGGCTTCCTCACAAGTGGCAGAACTGCACAACTGGCACATCAACAGGAAAGTGAGCGCAAGGAATTTGAGAGTTGCCACCTACAAAGGCGTCGTGACTTTTCAGGAGTACCAACAGCTCCACAAGAATGATTAA
- the LOC138128033 gene encoding chymotrypsin-1-like isoform X2, whose amino-acid sequence MSSKLLGLFLTVCASVSALQLHPSGRIFGGEPAKPGQFPFVVSLNNKVDGPWCGASVIDKKWAVTAAHCLQFFTADFFYILAGTTLLDAAGTNYTVVSIVTHPDFDDSILANDLALLQIQDEFVLDGTTQPIGIGDVSGNESCTALGWGSTANANGSNELQFVNLTALTDEDCTKLAQGGKFVFERGPGQVCTLGGEGEAVCYGDSGGPLVCGGELVGVVSYGITPCAKGFPDVFTRLAFYQDWIKNVVNSESVVHNLI is encoded by the exons ATGTCGTCAAAGCTTCTGGGTCTGTTTCTCACTGTTTGTGCCTCAG TTTCAGCACTGCAACTCCACCCCAGTGGCCGAATTTTCGGAGGGGAACCAGCCAAACCTGGCCAGTTCCCATTTGTGGTTTCACTGAACAACAAGGTTGACGGACCCTGGTGCGGTGCTTCCGTCATCGACAAAAAATGGGCCGTTACTGCGGCCCACTGTCTTCA ATTTTTCACAGCCGACTTCTTCTACATATTAGCGGGTACGACTTTGCTGGACGCTGCTGGTACTAATTACACCGTGGTCTCCATAGTGACCCACCCAGACTTCGACGACTCCATCTTGGCCAATGATCTGGCTTTGCTTCAGATTCAGGACGAATTTGTCCTAGACGGTACCACCCAACCGATTGGAATCGGTGATGTTTCAGGCAACGAATCGTGTACTGCTCTAGGATGGGGTAGTACCGCCAATGCAAATGGTAGTAACGAATTGCAGTTCGTTAATCTGACAGCTCTGACAGATGAAGATTGTACGAAATTGGCGCAAGGGGGCAAATTCGTGTTTGAAAGGGGGCCAGGACAGGTTTGCACTTTGGGGGGTGAGGGAGAAGCGGTGTGTTATGGAGATTCTGGGGGTCCATTGGTTTGTGGGGGTGAATTGGTGGGGGTGGTGTCGTACGGGATCACTCCGTGCGCAAAAGGGTTTCCAGATGTGTTCACCCGACTTGCATTTTATCAGGACTGGATCAAGAACGTTGTTAATTCTGAAAGTGTTGTCCacaatttaatataa
- the LOC138128033 gene encoding chymotrypsin-2-like isoform X1 — protein sequence MSSKLLGLFLTVCASGVSALQLHPSGRIFGGEPAKPGQFPFVVSLNNKVDGPWCGASVIDKKWAVTAAHCLQFFTADFFYILAGTTLLDAAGTNYTVVSIVTHPDFDDSILANDLALLQIQDEFVLDGTTQPIGIGDVSGNESCTALGWGSTANANGSNELQFVNLTALTDEDCTKLAQGGKFVFERGPGQVCTLGGEGEAVCYGDSGGPLVCGGELVGVVSYGITPCAKGFPDVFTRLAFYQDWIKNVVNSESVVHNLI from the exons ATGTCGTCAAAGCTTCTGGGTCTGTTTCTCACTGTTTGTGCCTCAGGTg TTTCAGCACTGCAACTCCACCCCAGTGGCCGAATTTTCGGAGGGGAACCAGCCAAACCTGGCCAGTTCCCATTTGTGGTTTCACTGAACAACAAGGTTGACGGACCCTGGTGCGGTGCTTCCGTCATCGACAAAAAATGGGCCGTTACTGCGGCCCACTGTCTTCA ATTTTTCACAGCCGACTTCTTCTACATATTAGCGGGTACGACTTTGCTGGACGCTGCTGGTACTAATTACACCGTGGTCTCCATAGTGACCCACCCAGACTTCGACGACTCCATCTTGGCCAATGATCTGGCTTTGCTTCAGATTCAGGACGAATTTGTCCTAGACGGTACCACCCAACCGATTGGAATCGGTGATGTTTCAGGCAACGAATCGTGTACTGCTCTAGGATGGGGTAGTACCGCCAATGCAAATGGTAGTAACGAATTGCAGTTCGTTAATCTGACAGCTCTGACAGATGAAGATTGTACGAAATTGGCGCAAGGGGGCAAATTCGTGTTTGAAAGGGGGCCAGGACAGGTTTGCACTTTGGGGGGTGAGGGAGAAGCGGTGTGTTATGGAGATTCTGGGGGTCCATTGGTTTGTGGGGGTGAATTGGTGGGGGTGGTGTCGTACGGGATCACTCCGTGCGCAAAAGGGTTTCCAGATGTGTTCACCCGACTTGCATTTTATCAGGACTGGATCAAGAACGTTGTTAATTCTGAAAGTGTTGTCCacaatttaatataa
- the LOC138128725 gene encoding chymotrypsin-2-like: protein MTSLSITLLLCVSFTSAHPFHGRIFGGKTAQPGQFPFLVSIQVESDSENVHGHYCGASIINDQWVLTATHCVFGWTPDDIYLLAGTNLLDTGGTAYNVSKIIKHQDFNTTTIWNDIALIKIEGKFEFTDVVKTIGIGEVSGGQSSTIVGWGSTKDGDPNELQYTEVTTLTPDDCARLAEAAPYNLERGPGQVCALGSVDVGPCHGDSGGPLLFNNTVVGMVSYALDPACAKGYPDIYTRAAYYVEWIDESISLY, encoded by the exons ATGACTTCTCTTTCAATCACGCTTTTGCTTTGTGTTTCCTTCACCTCAG CGCATCCATTTCATGGTCGCATATTCGGTGGAAAAACTGCCCAACCTGGCCAGTTCCCATTCTTAGTTTCAATTCAAGTAGAGTCCGATTCAGAAAACGTACACGGTCACTACTGTGGGGCATCAATCATTAACGACCAATGGGTTTTGACAGCAACACACTGCGTCTT TGGTTGGACACCAGATGACATATATTTGTTAGCTGGTACGAATCTCTTAGATACCGGTGGTACCGCGTACAACGTATCCAAAATCATAAAACATCAAGATTTCAACACGACCACAATCTGGAACGACATCGCTTTGATCAAAATCGAGGGAAAATTTGAGTTTACAGACGTTGTTAAAACCATCGGAATAGGGGAAGTTTCTGGTGGCCAATCTAGTACTATAGTTGGATGGGGGAGTACCAAAGATGGCGATCCCAACGAGCTGCAGTATACCGAAGTGACAACTTTGACTCCTGATGACTGTGCACGACTAGCTGAAGCCGCACCGTATAATCTGGAACGTGGACCTGGACAAGTCTGTGCGCTGGGTAGTGTAGACGTCGGACCATGCCATGGAGATTCAGGAGGACCTCTGCTATTTAACAATACTGTTGTGGGGATGGTTTCATACGCGCTAGATCCAGCATGTGCCAAAGGGTATCCAGATATCTACACCAGAGCCGCCTACTACGTTGAGTGGATCGATGAGTCAATCTCTctttattaa
- the LOC138128724 gene encoding chymotrypsin-1-like: MSMRIAQSQLKSKMYKLTIFLFTLSVSNLVLSVPAVTHNVRVIGGNTAQPGQFPFAVSIMMPSFGQNWCGGTIISKNSILTAAQCMNNLFPEDVVVVAGTVDLRIGGTVYNISQVTIHPTFNETNLIDDIAVVKVDGEFEISESVQIAEIGEVVDNDTCTVSGWGATENINAPASLMFANLRALSVEECDKLAEDGDYDIERGPGQVCGFGGRGNGVCYGDAGDSLTSKGKFVGIASYAVAQCAVGWPDLYTRVAYYKDWINTII; the protein is encoded by the exons ATGTCAATGCGAATAGCACAGTCCCAGTTGAAGAGCAAAATGTACAAGttgacaatatttttgtttactcTATCTGTGTCTAATCTGGTACTATCAGTACCGGCCGTTACCCACAATGTGAGGGTAATCGGTGGAAACACTGCGCAACCGGGGCAATTTCCTTTCGCTGTTTCCATCATGATGCCGTCATTTGGCCAGAACTGGTGTGGTGGTACCATCATCAGCAAGAACTCGATCCTCACAGCAGCCCAGTGTATGAA TAACCTGTTCCCGGAAGATGTGGTCGTAGTCGCGGGCACCGTCGACCTCAGAATAGGTGGTACCGTGTACAACATATCCCAAGTAACTATCCATCCTACGTTCAACGAAACCAACCTCATCGACGACATCGCCGTAGTAAAAGTCGACGGCGAATTTGAAATTAGTGAGAGTGTGCAAATCGCCGAAATCGGAGAGGTTGTAGACAATGACACTTGTACGGTGTCGGGATGGGGCGCTACTGAAAACATCAACGCACCTGCGTCTCTTATGTTCGCAAATCTGCGAGCTTTGTCAGTTGAAGAGTGTGACAAATTGGCTGAAGATGGGGATTATGATATAGAAAGAGGACCTGGACAAGTCTGCGGATTTGGAGGTAGAGGAAATGGAGTTTGTTATGGAGATGCGGGGGATTCGTTAACTTCTAAAGGAAAATTTGTGGGGATTGCTTCTTACGCAGTGGCTCAATGTGCAGTAGGATGGCCAGATCTTTACACTCGTGTTGCCTATTACAAGGACTGGATcaatacaattatttaa